CGCAGCACGCCAACTCTGTGGAGAACATCTTCGCGGGCGTTCCTGGGCTGGTCGTAGCGGCTCCATCGACTCCATATGACGCGAAGGGCTGCATGACCACGGCTTTGCGCCACGACGGTCCTGTTCTCATCGTGAGCCACAAGTACCTCTACGGAACGAAGGGTCGATCCCTCATCGACGGGCACGATGTTGTTCAGGAAGTGCCATCTGAGTCCTACACGATTCCGATCGGCCGGTCGGCAACACGGCGCACCGGCGCCGACGTCACCATCGTGTCGAGCCTGCTGATGACTCACAGGGCCATGACTGCCGCGCTCGAACTCGAGAGTGCTGGAATCTCTGCCGAGGTCATCGACATGCGCTGGCTGGCGCCTCTCGATATCGATGCTGTGCTCGAGTCCGTTTCGCGCACTAGCAGGCTTCTTGTTGTGGAGGAGGGCCCACGTCTCGGCGGGTGGGGTTCGGCTGTTGTGAGCGCTGTTGCCGCACAGGGACTGCATTACTTGGATGCCCCCGTTGGGCACCTGAGCGGTATCGACCAGCCCCTTCCGGCTGCACCTCATCTCGAACCACTTCTTGTTCCGACTGCCGAGCGAATTCGAGAGACAGCTCTGGAGTTGGTGCGCACATGACCACTCGAAACGTCGTCGTACCCGATGTCGGAGAGGGAGGCATGGACGTTGTCTTCGTACAGTGGTACGTCTCCGAGGGTGACTTCGTCAATGAAGGCGACGAACTCTTCGAACTAGATACCGCCAAAGCGAACGTGTCGGTGCAAGCGAGCGAGAGCGGATACATAGTTTCTCTTTCCGCATCTCCCGACGATGAAGTCGAACGCGGTCAGGTCGTGGCGAAGATTGCCGACGAGCCTGTTGACGTCTCAGTCCTTCCTCAAGAAGGCGCTTCGATGAAGCCAGCGGTAGAGCTGACGACTCACGAGTCTCCAGTCGAGTCCATGAGCCGAGCCTCCGTCGAAGGAGCCGGCTCGTCGTCGCCGTTCGTGAGCCCCAAGGCTAAGCGGTTGGCACGGGACCTTGGCATCGCCGTCCCGAACACCTCACGTGGTCAATGGGTTACAACTGACACAATCCGATCCACAAGCCAAGATCCGAGCCGTTCCAGCGGGACCGCGCGTGAGCCTGCCCTGAATGAAACGACTGCGATTCGGGCTGCCAGGCGGAGAGTGATGGCTACATCCTCGATGGCAAGTTGGTTGCAGGCACCGCACGCGAGCTTGTCTACTTCGATTGCGGCCGATCCTCGGGTGCGCACGCTTACGGTGCACAACTTGGTCTTGGCGTCAACGGTGGCACTCTCAGCGGTGCGAGACATCAACGTTCGGTGGGACGGTCAGAACGCCGTCGAACGCCCTGGCGTCAGCGTGGGGCTGCTGTGGAAAACGCCTTCAGGACTCGTTCTCACCCGGGTCGACGGCAACGAGAAGGCGCCGTCTGATCAATTAAAGGAAGTAGATGCTGCGCGATCGCGGGCCCAGCGTGGAGTACTTCTCCCAGAAGACCATGACGAACGTTCGCTCACGGTCATGTGGATTGATGCCGACTCACCCATGACAGGCTCCAGCATCCTGCCTCACGGAGACTCAGCGATGATCGTCGCCGTATCGACTTCTACTGACCTTGGACTGACACTGACGGTTGATCATCGATGCATCGATCTTGCTGACGCGGCTCGCTTTCTCGATAGCGTTGCGACATTCTTGAAGGAGAAGACATGAACAGCAAGAGGCGGGCACTGGTGTCCACTACATCTTCCCGCAGCGCGGTGGATGTAACTGACTTGATTTCAGAACTGTTGGAAGGCCAATCTGGCCCCGTACATGTCAGCGTTCCGCACACCACGTGTGCGCTCATACTCAGCGAGGTAGATGACGAACTTCTTTCCGACTACGAGCGACTGAGCTCCGAACTGCTGGCGCCCTTCGAGCCTTTCTCCCACATTCGCAACGACGTTCCCAATGCCAGCGCACACATCCTCTCTGCAATGTTCGGCACAGCGATTGTCGTCTTCGCGGAGTCAGGCGTGATCGACCTTGGCCGATACCAGCGCATCGTGCTTCTAGAGTTGGATGGTCCGAAAGACCGCACGATCACGATTCTGCCCCTGACGGCTCAGGAGTCAAGTGGCGCTCACTGAAGTCGTAGTCGGCGTGGACATCGGCACTGGCGGCGTTAGAGCAGTTGCGCTCGACCCTTCGACCGGTCAATCTGTGGCGCACGCAACTCGCGCCCTCGAGACACGTCGCACACACGATGGCGGGCGCACGCAGCTCCTCGGCGACTGGATCGGGTCGGCAGTTCACGTCCTTGGCGAGGTGGCCGCTTCTCTAGAAGGCAATTGCGAAGTCGTGTGCATCGCGCTCACAAGCGCGGCGCACAACGCTGTGATCTCATTACACGGGCGCAACGACTCCCCGCCGATCATCCTGTGGTCCGATGCTCGGCCAGACGCGGTGCTTCGGGACATGCCAGACAGCTTGCGGGGAGAGATCCGCGAGCGAACTCGAGTGACCGTAGACAGCACCTGGACTATCGTCCAGACGCGATGGCTTGCTGAATCCCTTGGCGACGCCTGGCGCCCAGACCGGATTGATCTAGGACACGGGGCCCTGCTGGCCTGGATGACCGGCCAACACGTTACCGATCCTTCGACCGCCGCTGGAACTGGCTTCTTTGATCCTGTCTCGTTCGAATGGTGTTCCGACTTGATTGCAGAAGCGAGGCTCAAGATCGACAACTTGCCACGAGTGGCAGAGAGTCGTGAAGTAGTCGGCACACTGCAGGAGGACGCTGCTCGACTTGTTGGGCTTCGGCCAGGCATTCCCGTCATTGTCGGGGGAACCGACACTGCCTGTGAGTTGCTTGCCGCCGGCGTAGTGAGCTCTGGACCTGTCTTGATCAAGGCGGCCTCAAGCGGCACCGCCGTGACCGTCGTAGGGTCTCCCATCGACAATCAGCGGGCACTCATCTATCCACACGTGGCGGGGGGCGGCTGGTATCTCGTGGCACCCACGAGCACAGCCTGGAGCTCGGTCTTGTGGATGTCGTCCATTCTGGGAGAAGACGTAGTCGAACTCGCGCGAGGCTCTGTGCCGGGAGCAGCGGGAGTTCGGTTTCTTCCACACCTCGACGGAGAGCGAGTGCCCCTGTGGCGCCGCGATGTTCAAGGAAGCATTCAGGGACTAGAGCTTCATCACACTCGAGCAGACGTTGCCAGAGCGGTACTAGAAGGCATGTGCTTCTCGCTCACTGATGCTCTCGAGTACCTCGAGATCATCATGGGCAACCGGACACTTGATGTCCGCCTTAGTGGTGGAGGGTTTCAACGAACCGAGGTGGCCGGCATCTTGTCGTCGTCGATCCGCAGGCCGGCTCGCATTGTCCGAACGGCAGAACCAGCCCGCGGCGCTGCGGTTCTGGCTTGCCTGAGCCTCGGCGCGGACTTGGACGAGGCGATCGGAAGGGACGTGTTCGCAGATATCGTCCAGCCTGCGAATGACCTGCGCGCCGCTCGGCTCGACTACCAGAGAAGGCAAGAGGAGGCAGGCGCGCTCGCGGTCCATCCGCCGTCCGCGGGCGCGCCACGCTCGATCCCTGCGACATCCAACATGGTTTAGTGCGTGTACGTTGCTATACAGGGTTCGGCTAAATGAACTAGTTGCGAGGGGAGTGGCCGCTGATGGGAGCACTGAACGGGTCTCGCGCATCGCATGTCCCCTTGTACGAGCAAATCGAATCCAGCCTTCGACACCGGATCGCCAGCGGCGAGCTTCAGCCTCTCTCCCGTATTGAATCGGAGACAGAAATCGCCGAGTCCTTCTCGGTAAGCAGGATGACGGCGCGAAAGGCGATTGAGACGCTTGTACGAGATGGGTTGCTGTTCCGGCGACAAGGTAAGGGAACCTACGTCGCAGATCTCCGAATCCCATACGGACTGTCTACGCAACTGAGCTTCTCAACCGCCATGTCGAGTGCTGGACATGACATCCGGACAGAAGTCGTCGAAGCGGCAATAGATAGAGCGGACGCTGACATCGCAGCAGCGCTCGGAGTCGCCCCGGGATCTGTAGTAGTCCACGTCAGCCGAGTTCGTCTCGTTGATGGCGCGCCGGCGGCGCTCCACGAGAGTTGGCTTCCTGCATCATTAGTGGCAGTCCTGGATTACAGCCTGTCTGAGAGTCTCAATGCCCTGATGGCTGATCTCGGCCACGAGGTTTCAACGACTCAGGACTACGTTGAGGCTGTCGTTTGTGATGAGTCAATCGCCGAGCTACTCCAGTGCGCTCCCGGTTCGCCAATGATCAAGGTCTCCGGTGTCGGGTTCGGTTCGGCTTCGAATCCGCTGAGATTCACTCGCGCCCATTATCGTGGCGACCGCTTCCGGTTCTCTCTAGCCTCCGGAGACAGTCATGACATCAAACTAGAAATCAAGTCGTCGGCTGACTAGCAGCGAGGCAGCTCAAATCTTGCGCGGACAGCTTTCCCTACTCGCGTAGTTTGCTGTCGACTCGTGCCCAAGGGTCTCTACAGACGTGGCCGCTTGCCTCGTGTGGCGATGCTCGCCCGTTGCCGCGCTCTGGTCTAAACGTAATTACGTGTATATACTGCATCTGACCTATTGTGCGCTCATGGTGCCTTGCTCGGGGGTCGCAGATTAGAAGGAGCTCGACGGGAATGCGTCCTATTCGTGAAGAGACTGTGCGAGTCGGCATCGATGCCGGCGCTTCCAAGATTCGCGTAGGTGTGTTCCATAAGGAGTCGCTACTCGGTGAACGGACGACTAAGGGCGTCTTGGTTCACGATCGCGTAAGCGCTGAACTCGCGGCAACTCGAATTCGCAAGGCTACCGACGAGCTTCTCGCCTCCGTCGTCCCTGTGCGGGTCTCTGCAGTATGCGCGGGTGCGGCTGGTGTCGATAGCGACGCCAGCGCCAACGTCTTCCAAGATGCACTGCGACAGTTGTTTCCGCACCCAATCGAAGTGGTCGTCGTCAATGATGGGCTCTTACTGGCGGTTGGTGCCGAGGAGGCGCCGCCCCTTATCGCTTTGTCTCTCGGTACCGGTTCGGTGGCGTGGTCGGTTGGTCGAGACGAGACATACCGTCGAGCTGGCGGTCTCGGTTGGCTGATCTCCGATGAGGGAAGCGCATGCGACGTGGTCCTCCAGTTCTTGACGGCGCTGGCGAAGACCATAGATGTCGACTCGGCGGACCCACGCACTCTTCAAATGACTTGTGCGCAGTTCGGCGTCACAGATGCCATGGACGTCTTTTCTGAGGTCCTCAGTGCTTCCAGCGCGGACATCGCCAGTCACGCGCCGTTCGTCTTCGAACTCGCTGCACGAGGTGACCACACCGCCGCTGCAGCGATCGACAGTTCGGCTCGACGTGCGGTGGAGTTGTACGAAAGACTCGCCCAAGGAATGGGAAGCGGAGTGGCGATTGCCCTCTCGGGCGGACTCGCACGAGCGCAACCGCAGTTCGCAGAGCGCGTGGTCGCGCTATCGGGCGCCTCCCGTCAGTCCTCTGGCGACCCACTCTTGGGCGCAGCGCGGATTGCCGGTCGCGCGTCCCCGGGCGGGGCCGGTCCCCTTGCTCGAGTCCTCACGATGCCTGACCCGGGTGCCGTTGCACGAGCGGTAGTGGATCGCTTAGTCGCTTATTGTGACCGCACCCCACATCCCCGCATAGTCCTCCCAACCGGCGACACCATGCGCCCGGTGTACTCGGCTATGCGCGCTGCAGTTAGGTCAGGTCGGCTGTCCTTGTCGGCGGCAACCCTGATACAACTCGACGAAATGGTGGGTGTGAAACAGGAGCTTTCATTTCTGCACATCCTGCAAAGAGAGATCCTCGATCACCTGGAGAGTCCGCCAGCGGGCTTGATCACGTTCGACTCAACTACCACTTCACCAAAAGACGAGACTTCTCGTGTCGCTTCGCTCATCAGTGAGATTGGAGGATGTGGAATTGCGCTGGTTGGCATCGGTGCAAATGGTCATATTGGATACAACGAACCAGGATCAGATACTCATACGTCCGTTCGGGTGGTAGAGCTCGAGGAAAGCACATCTCAGACAGCAACCAGCTACTTTTCCGACTTTGTGGGGGAGAAGCCACGGCTCGGCATGACCCTCGGCATCAAGGACATCGCAGCCTCGGAAGAGATTCTCGTAATCGCCACTGGCTTTTCGAAGAGTACGGTGGTGGCCAAGAGCCTGCTAGGGCCCAAATCACCCGCGCTCCCCGCCTCCCAAATCTGCAGGTTGAAACAGACGATCACCGTACTTGATACCTACGCCGCGAGCACGCTCAGGGGGAATTCAAGACTTTAGGAGCGAATGTCTCGCTCTCACGCCACCTCCCCACTGCCGCGTGGTCGCCATCTAAACGCGACGAGGCTCACCTATCTGAATCTGGGGGGTGGAGTCAGCACAACTCGGCGCCAGAGCGACATGGGGTGGCGGGCAAGCATCCCATGCGATGCCATAGCTAGATGGGTGGGAGCTCCGAAACAACGATCTGGCCACTTCCCATACAAGCAACTGCCAAGTAGCGAAGTTCTGCACCGAATCGACACAGGTTAGTCGGGCGATAAAGCACGACACCCTCGGGGACCACTGCCAGCGGTGACTCTCCGCGCACGTAGTGAA
The sequence above is a segment of the Microcella humidisoli genome. Coding sequences within it:
- a CDS encoding biotin/lipoyl-containing protein, producing MTTRNVVVPDVGEGGMDVVFVQWYVSEGDFVNEGDELFELDTAKANVSVQASESGYIVSLSASPDDEVERGQVVAKIADEPVDVSVLPQEGASMKPAVELTTHESPVESMSRASVEGAGSSSPFVSPKAKRLARDLGIAVPNTSRGQWVTTDTIRSTSQDPSRSSGTAREPALNETTAIRAARRRVMATSSMASWLQAPHASLSTSIAADPRVRTLTVHNLVLASTVALSAVRDINVRWDGQNAVERPGVSVGLLWKTPSGLVLTRVDGNEKAPSDQLKEVDAARSRAQRGVLLPEDHDERSLTVMWIDADSPMTGSSILPHGDSAMIVAVSTSTDLGLTLTVDHRCIDLADAARFLDSVATFLKEKT
- a CDS encoding alpha-ketoacid dehydrogenase subunit beta, which translates into the protein MSTTVIAALRDALTHELSTDERVFMMGEDIGIGGSFHLSLGLLEKFGAERIRDTPVSEAGFVGLAIGAAIAGMRPVVDFQYGDFLLPAADQIIQQATKMHIMSGRQVTVPLVLHAPTGASGRGAQHANSVENIFAGVPGLVVAAPSTPYDAKGCMTTALRHDGPVLIVSHKYLYGTKGRSLIDGHDVVQEVPSESYTIPIGRSATRRTGADVTIVSSLLMTHRAMTAALELESAGISAEVIDMRWLAPLDIDAVLESVSRTSRLLVVEEGPRLGGWGSAVVSAVAAQGLHYLDAPVGHLSGIDQPLPAAPHLEPLLVPTAERIRETALELVRT
- a CDS encoding GntR family transcriptional regulator; the encoded protein is MYEQIESSLRHRIASGELQPLSRIESETEIAESFSVSRMTARKAIETLVRDGLLFRRQGKGTYVADLRIPYGLSTQLSFSTAMSSAGHDIRTEVVEAAIDRADADIAAALGVAPGSVVVHVSRVRLVDGAPAALHESWLPASLVAVLDYSLSESLNALMADLGHEVSTTQDYVEAVVCDESIAELLQCAPGSPMIKVSGVGFGSASNPLRFTRAHYRGDRFRFSLASGDSHDIKLEIKSSAD
- a CDS encoding 6-phosphogluconolactonase, with translation MRVGIDAGASKIRVGVFHKESLLGERTTKGVLVHDRVSAELAATRIRKATDELLASVVPVRVSAVCAGAAGVDSDASANVFQDALRQLFPHPIEVVVVNDGLLLAVGAEEAPPLIALSLGTGSVAWSVGRDETYRRAGGLGWLISDEGSACDVVLQFLTALAKTIDVDSADPRTLQMTCAQFGVTDAMDVFSEVLSASSADIASHAPFVFELAARGDHTAAAAIDSSARRAVELYERLAQGMGSGVAIALSGGLARAQPQFAERVVALSGASRQSSGDPLLGAARIAGRASPGGAGPLARVLTMPDPGAVARAVVDRLVAYCDRTPHPRIVLPTGDTMRPVYSAMRAAVRSGRLSLSAATLIQLDEMVGVKQELSFLHILQREILDHLESPPAGLITFDSTTTSPKDETSRVASLISEIGGCGIALVGIGANGHIGYNEPGSDTHTSVRVVELEESTSQTATSYFSDFVGEKPRLGMTLGIKDIAASEEILVIATGFSKSTVVAKSLLGPKSPALPASQICRLKQTITVLDTYAASTLRGNSRL
- a CDS encoding xylulokinase, which produces MDIGTGGVRAVALDPSTGQSVAHATRALETRRTHDGGRTQLLGDWIGSAVHVLGEVAASLEGNCEVVCIALTSAAHNAVISLHGRNDSPPIILWSDARPDAVLRDMPDSLRGEIRERTRVTVDSTWTIVQTRWLAESLGDAWRPDRIDLGHGALLAWMTGQHVTDPSTAAGTGFFDPVSFEWCSDLIAEARLKIDNLPRVAESREVVGTLQEDAARLVGLRPGIPVIVGGTDTACELLAAGVVSSGPVLIKAASSGTAVTVVGSPIDNQRALIYPHVAGGGWYLVAPTSTAWSSVLWMSSILGEDVVELARGSVPGAAGVRFLPHLDGERVPLWRRDVQGSIQGLELHHTRADVARAVLEGMCFSLTDALEYLEIIMGNRTLDVRLSGGGFQRTEVAGILSSSIRRPARIVRTAEPARGAAVLACLSLGADLDEAIGRDVFADIVQPANDLRAARLDYQRRQEEAGALAVHPPSAGAPRSIPATSNMV
- a CDS encoding secondary thiamine-phosphate synthase enzyme YjbQ, giving the protein MNSKRRALVSTTSSRSAVDVTDLISELLEGQSGPVHVSVPHTTCALILSEVDDELLSDYERLSSELLAPFEPFSHIRNDVPNASAHILSAMFGTAIVVFAESGVIDLGRYQRIVLLELDGPKDRTITILPLTAQESSGAH